From Theileria orientalis strain Shintoku DNA, chromosome 4, complete genome, the proteins below share one genomic window:
- a CDS encoding isocitrate dehydrogenase codes for MYLSRNIKAGAKFLSLQRSFVTLGYAINWFARNDLNLSKYNSTHLFSTSASNKMNLKNKIVVKNPVVEMDGDEMTRIMWDKVKSKLVLPYVNLDLKYYDLSIQNRDATDDKVTLDAAAAIQKYGVGVKCATITPDEARVEEFNLKRMYKSPNGTIRNILDGTVFRVPILTKTVPLLVPGWKKPIVIGRHAFGDQYNSQDFVVPGPGKLELKFTPSEGGEAKNVVVHDFKGPGVAIGMFNLDKSILGFARASFNYALSQNMPLYFSSKNTILKSYDGRFKDLFQKVYEEEFKTKFEEKGLWYQHRLIDDMVAFALKTEGGFVWACKNYDGDVQSDIVAQAYGSLGLMSSVLFSSDGKCFLSEAAHGTVTRHYRMYQKGLVTSTNPVAIIVAWAKALERRGVLDGNDALVEFARKLEKSTVDAIDAGFVTKDLALAKNPKATEGDFLSTDAYIDKVVEFLNK; via the exons ATGTATTTGTCTCGTAACATTAAAGCTGGGGccaaatttttatcattacaAAGATCATTTGTAACTCTTGGCTATGCTATAAACTGGTTTGCCAGAAATGACCTAAACCtgagtaaatataatagtacacatttgttttcTACCTCAGCTTCTAATAAGATGAACTTGAAAAATAAGATTGTTGTCAAGAATCCCGTCGTCGAAATGGACGGAGACGAGATGACAAGAATCATGTGGGATAAGGTCAAGAGCAAG TTGGTTCTCCCATACGTTAACCTTGACCTGAAATATTATGATTTGTCGATACAGAACAGGGATGCAACTGATGACAAG GTTACATTGGACGCTGCAGCCGCCATTCAGAAATATGGCGTCGGAGTAAAATGTGCGACGATCACACCAGATGAAGCAAGAGTAGAag AATTTAACCTGAAGCGTATGTATAAATCGCCAAACGGAACAATAAGGAATATTTTGGACGGGACGGTTTTTAGAGTGCCAATTCTGACGAAAACGGTCCCCTTGTTGGTACCAGGCTGGAAGAAGCCCATAGTAATTGGGAGACATGCCTTTGGAGACCAGTACAACTCGCAGGATTTCGTGGTACCGGGGCCAGGGAAACtagaattaaaattcaCTCCATCAG AGGGTGGAGAGGCGAAAAACGTAGTTGTTCACGATTTTAAGGGCCCTGGCGTTGCGATTGGAATGTTCAACCTCGACAAGTCGATATTGGGCTTCGCGAGGGCCTCGTTCAACTACGCGCTGAGCCAGAACATGCCGCTCTACTTTTCGAGCAAGAACACAATACTAAAGTCGTACGACGGACGATTCAAGGACCTGTTCCAGAAGGTGTACGAGGAGGAGTTTAAGACGAAGTTCGAGGAGAAGGGACTGTGGTACCAGCACAGGCTGATCGACGACATGGTGGCCTTCGCGCTGAAGACGGAGGGCGGCTTCGTGTGGGCGTGCAAAAACTACGACGGAGACGTGCAGTCGGACATTGTGGCACAGGC ATACGGGTCTTTGGGGCTAATGTCCTCAGTGCTGTTCTCTTCCGACGGAAAGTGCTTTCTCTCCGAGGCCGCACACGGCACGGTGACGCGCCACTACCGCATGTATCAGAAG GGTCTCGTCACGAGCACTAACCCAGTGGCCATCATCGTTGCCTGGGCCAAGGCGCTGGAGAGGAGAGGCGTGTTGGATGGCAACGACGCGTTGGTGGAGTTCGCGAGGAAGCTGGAGAAGTCGACGGTGGACGCGATCGACGCGGGCTTCGTGACCAAGGACCTCGCGCTTGCCAAAAACCCCAAGGCGACCGAGGGTGACTTTTTGAGCACCGACGCATACATCGACAAGGTCGTGGAGTTTTTAAACAAGTAG